CTTTGCTGCCAAACAGCAGGCAGGGGTTGCCATGCCCGACAGCTACAGCGCCGATGTTGCCGCCAGTATTTTAAGCCAGGGTGGCAATGCCGTTGATGCCGCCATTGCCGCCCAGTTCGTTTTAGCAGTAACCTTGCCGGAAGCAGGCAATATCGGTGGCGGCGGTTTTATGCTGGTGCATACCGACAAGCAAAATGACTTTATTGATTACCGCGAAGTTGCGCCGTTAAAAGGCCACCGGGATATGTATCTGGATGACAAAGGGGAAGTCATCAAAAATAAATCTGTTTTTGGCGTGCTTTCTGCCGGTGTGCCGGGCACGGTTGCCGGTATGTGGCTGGCTCACGAAAAATACGGCTCTATGGCGTGGAAGTCGCTGTTGCAACCGGCGGTTTCCCTGGCGGAAAAAGGCTTTGTTGTCCATCCTAAGCTGGCGGACAATATCAGCTGGTACCTGGATTATTTGCAAAAGAAAGATATCAAGGTGAACTTTGCCGATTATTTCGGTGAGATTAAAGCCGGGCAGGTGTTTAAACAGCCGGCGCTGGCTGAGTCGCTTAAACGCATTCGCGATCATGGACCGGACGGTTTCTATAAAGGAAAAACCGCCGATATTATCGTTGATTTTATGCAGCAGCACGGCGGCCTGATTTCCCACCAGGATCTGGCCCAGTATCAGGCTGTATCAAGAAAACCCATCAGTCAGCCGTGGCAGGGCTATCAGGTATTAACCGCGCCGCCGCCAAGTTCAGGGGGCATTGCCATTTTACAGTGGCTGAAGATGTATCAGCAGCTGGTTCCGGCTAATGATAAGAAACCGTTAGAGCATAACAGCAAAGAGTACGTTCACCTGCTGGCGGAAATCGGTAAGCGGGTATTTGCCGATCGCGCCGATTACTTAGGCGATCCGGATTTTTATCCTGTGCCGGTGGAGCAGCTGCTGGACGATGATTACCTGCAAAAGCGGGCAGGGGACGTTAATTTGCTGGCAATTTCCACTACCGAAAAGATAGAGCCGGGTTTATATGAAAGTGAGGACACCACGCATTTTTCCGTAGTGGATCAATGGGGCAATGCCGTTGCCAATACCACTACCATTAATCTGACTTTCGGCAGCGGCATGGTGGTGCCCGGAGCCGGTTTTATCCTGAATGACGAGATGGATGACTTTAGCGCCAAACCGGGCGTTGCCAATGTGTTCGGTGCCCTGGGTGGTAAGGCCAATGAAATTCAGCCGAAAAAACGTATGTTATCTTCGATGACACCGACTATCTTACTGAAAGACAAGCAGGTGGCGCTGGTGACAGGTTCTCCCGGCGGCACTACCATTATCAGCTCTGTGTATCAGTCGATTCTTAATGTCACCGAATTTGGCATGAGCGCCGAAGAAGCGGTTAACAGTCCCAGGTTCCATCACCAGTTATATCCTGAAAATGTGATCCGTCATCATAAGGGGTTAAAAGACGAGGATAAAAAAGCCTTGCAGCAAATGGGGTATACCCTGGATAACCGTTATTTTGGTGATGTGCATCTTATTATCAATAAGAACGGTAAGTTGGATGCCGGTTCGGAAGCCCGTGGCCGGGGTAAGGCTATGGTTTTGCGTTAGAGATAAATGCAATCGTTGAGGCTCTTGGGGGGACTGATTTTATCATATGAACAATTAGATAAAGTTAGGATCTCCCCATTTTGATGAATCAAGTACTAGCTTTTAGCTTTTCAACTCTGTTGATAATATAAATGACTTGCTGCAATCGTATTAATCCAGAACTCCTGCGGCGATTAAACAAACCCAGATAAAGATAAATATGCCTGTCACGATATAAGTCCAATAAAAGATAAAAGCCAATATTCGGTCAAACTTGGTTGTATGTTGAATGAGCAAGTCAGGGTTTGCAGACATAAAAGATAAGGGAGTTGTTCTGAACTTCCTGACCAAACTTCTTGGAAGGGCAAGAGATTGAGCGACATTGATAATGTCCCAGCCGCTGGCAAACTCCATCCCCAGTTCATGCTTGGTTTTTGGATCTTTCCTTAATTTTCTAACTGTTATTTGCCCAAAAAGAACAAATAGGATCATTGTAAGTAATAAAAAAAAGATTAAGAAAACAAATATTAAAGTTGAGGTTCTCATTATTTGTTAATCCAGGCCATTATCTCATCGTAGTAATTGCCACTATTATTTTTAAATGCATTACTGGTAACTATACTTGCCCCTGCTGAAGCCCCAACAACAATTGCACCACCTATCTGAATCGACCGACTAATTATTAACAATTGAATCCATAATTGCATGTTTTTAGGACTATTGTATTCATAGTAGCTCTCTAGCGGTTTAATAGCCGATTGGTGAGATTAATTTCATTACTTTTTATAATCCTTCTCAAGCTGATTGGAAGTATAGATATTTGTTTTTGTTAAGTATAATTAAAGTACTGAACCTAACTTTACTGCTTGTTTAGTTTCGATTTTGGTGCAAAGTATACTGTGAGTCAGATCTGCGTGAGCTACATGCTTATAAGTCGGAATGGACCTGATGAATAGAAAGAGAGATAACCAGTTAAGTCGTGAGATGGATAAATGGAATTTTTAATACATAACGTGATTATTCCAATGCTTTTAATCTGGGGTGCTTTATCAAAACTTGATGTTTCTGTCGGGAAGACAGGAGCCCAAATAATATATTCAGCAATTGAGAAAACTGCCGTAACTCCGGAGCGCTCAAAAATTAATGATGTTGTAGGAGGTTGCTACGATGCCTGCTTTGGAAGCAATAAAGATGCGTTGGGATTTATCCTGCATATATTCTTCATAACGCTTGTATGTGTTTTTACTGTGTTATCAATCTATACATACAAGCATAAGGGATTATTGGATCAGTTTGCTTCGGTAGGCTTCTTAAGGCAATTTCTTTTTCAGGGATTTTTGACTGTTTATATTATTAATTTTTTAATGTATTCGTATTATCCCCGTTTGAAGCATAAGTTTCAGGGCGCAAACAGAAAAAGTATTATCTACTTATTATTTCAAGTGTTTTTCCTAAATGTCGGTTTGTTCGTTTTGCTGACGGTATTTACTCATATCGTGTTTTACGTCCAGGGCTGGAGCGGGCATACCAGTGCCTATTCTATTATTAATTCTGTCAGAGAGGTGTTACTCCTCGCAATTAGTTTTAAAAGTTTATCCGGTGTTTATTTGTACTCCGTTCTGGTTAATCTATTCCCGTTTTTCCTGGTCATATTTTTAAGGTTGCTAGTATCTAGTGAAGGCTGTTCCGAGAGAATAATAAGGTGCCTTAATTGGTTGAATTTTAAACCTAACCCGATAAGAGCAATTACTTTATTGTTTACTGCATTTGTTGGAGTTTTTTGTTTATTGCTTTCATCAACAATGTGGACTTTTACAACAAACTAAATTGAATAACACTAATGTTCAATAATAAGGAGGCTGACTTTCAAGTTTGGCCTCAGCTATTCTCTAACTGTCCGTTATAATTTATTACTAATATTCAGCTTGTTATAAGTCTTTGAGGAAACTTAAGTCCGTTGCTTTTTACTTTCGAGCTATCTGTACAGTCTTCTTTCCCGTTTATTGCGTCTGTTCTGCTAATCGTTCGGCACCGGTTATTATCGCCACATGGCGTTTTAATACCTGGCGAATGTTTTGATACTCTGTTGTCCGGGCTTCTTCATCAAGCAACATCATCGCCTTTTTTTCCAGTTGTAATATCAAGGCAAAGGTGACTTCTGCATCCTGCTCGGGAGCACTTGATCCCAGTGTTTGATATAGCCGGGTTATATGGCTAACCTCCCGTTGCCAGGACTTTAATACCAGGGCATTAAGTTTGGGATTTATTAAGGCTTCATGATGAAAGGCAAGTTCGATACGTCTGTCGTCGATGTGATCTATGATTTGGTCCTTAAGGTAGTTATCGGCGGCTTTAAATAACAGTTCGGCATTTTTTTCTTTATGCGTCTGTTCCCCTGATTGGGTTTTCCCCATTTGCTCTATGCTTTCTGCGATGGCTAAAAAATACGGATTTTCGCTGACATCGATTTGCTGATGCCAGTATTCAAAGGCCGAGCTGATCAGGTCATCTATGCTGCTGAAATGATAAGTTGTCGAGCCCAGGGGAACACCTGCCTCGGCAGCAACTGCCCGGTGACGTACCGCGCGCATGCCCTGGGATTTAATGATTTCCAGGGTGGCGGTTAAGATTCTGTTTTTGGTGTCTTCACCGCGGGAAAGTTTTGCCTTCATGACCTGATTCGTGATCTCCGTATTTATGGTTAGGGGTGTGGCTAAAAGTGCGCTTAAGCGTCTGGCCCATGGGACCATGATAGCAAGTTTATTGATAAAGCATGCGCTTAAATCATGATTTAACG
This genomic window from Thalassomonas viridans contains:
- the ggt gene encoding gamma-glutamyltransferase, whose product is MYKRIITFVSLICISSVTTTTAFAAKQQAGVAMPDSYSADVAASILSQGGNAVDAAIAAQFVLAVTLPEAGNIGGGGFMLVHTDKQNDFIDYREVAPLKGHRDMYLDDKGEVIKNKSVFGVLSAGVPGTVAGMWLAHEKYGSMAWKSLLQPAVSLAEKGFVVHPKLADNISWYLDYLQKKDIKVNFADYFGEIKAGQVFKQPALAESLKRIRDHGPDGFYKGKTADIIVDFMQQHGGLISHQDLAQYQAVSRKPISQPWQGYQVLTAPPPSSGGIAILQWLKMYQQLVPANDKKPLEHNSKEYVHLLAEIGKRVFADRADYLGDPDFYPVPVEQLLDDDYLQKRAGDVNLLAISTTEKIEPGLYESEDTTHFSVVDQWGNAVANTTTINLTFGSGMVVPGAGFILNDEMDDFSAKPGVANVFGALGGKANEIQPKKRMLSSMTPTILLKDKQVALVTGSPGGTTIISSVYQSILNVTEFGMSAEEAVNSPRFHHQLYPENVIRHHKGLKDEDKKALQQMGYTLDNRYFGDVHLIINKNGKLDAGSEARGRGKAMVLR
- a CDS encoding TetR/AcrR family transcriptional regulator, translating into MKAKLSRGEDTKNRILTATLEIIKSQGMRAVRHRAVAAEAGVPLGSTTYHFSSIDDLISSAFEYWHQQIDVSENPYFLAIAESIEQMGKTQSGEQTHKEKNAELLFKAADNYLKDQIIDHIDDRRIELAFHHEALINPKLNALVLKSWQREVSHITRLYQTLGSSAPEQDAEVTFALILQLEKKAMMLLDEEARTTEYQNIRQVLKRHVAIITGAERLAEQTQ